The Sphaerospermopsis torques-reginae ITEP-024 genome has a window encoding:
- a CDS encoding DUF1830 domain-containing protein, which yields MAQILDSLPPEQSGKILCCYVNATSKIQVARISNVANWYFERVVFPGQRLVFEAPKKAQMEIHTGMMASAILSDTIPCDRLALSEPSSDESDQDSAPGIEATNTNVMVSEMNTKIEDTTKPLQNITVSMKTYQSQHEFLLNLGV from the coding sequence ATGGCTCAAATATTAGATTCTCTACCACCGGAGCAATCGGGGAAAATTCTCTGCTGCTACGTCAATGCTACAAGTAAAATACAGGTGGCGCGTATTTCCAATGTTGCTAACTGGTACTTTGAAAGGGTGGTGTTTCCTGGACAAAGGCTAGTTTTTGAAGCGCCGAAAAAAGCGCAAATGGAGATTCATACAGGAATGATGGCGAGTGCGATTTTGTCGGATACAATACCGTGCGATCGCTTGGCACTCAGTGAACCTAGTAGTGATGAGAGTGATCAAGACTCAGCTCCAGGAATAGAAGCTACCAACACCAATGTGATGGTGTCCGAAATGAATACAAAAATTGAAGATACCACAAAACCTTTACAAAATATCACAGTCTCCATGAAAACCTACCAGTCACAACATGAGTTTTTACTGAATCTGGGAGTGTGA